A genomic stretch from Caulobacter sp. FWC2 includes:
- the nagE gene encoding N-acetylglucosamine-specific PTS transporter subunit IIBC, giving the protein MKSPLEILQPLGRALMLPIAVLPVAGLLLRLGQPDLLNIGFMAAAGDAIFSNLGLLFAIGVAVGLARENNGAAGLAGVVCFLIATEGAKTLLHVPAEVTANLVKAHADLAGAAYKAKALAKLSAPIGILSGVIGGLFYNRFSTFKLPEYLAFFSGRRFVPMIAGLAGLVMAVLIGLGYDGINGAVDAASRAVVGSGEIGLLVFGFLNRILIVTGLHHVLNNIAWFVVGDYHGATGDLRRFFADDPSAGAFMSGFFPVMMFGLPAACLAMYHTARPEKKKAVGGMLFSLALTSFLTGVTEPIEFSFMFLAPVLFAVHAVLTGVAMALMNLLNVKLGFTFSAGLFDYVLNFGKATNPWLLIPVGLVYGAVYYGLFRFFIQKFDLKTPGREDEDTVAVETVTTGGGRGADFVAALGGAGNLTTVDACTTRLRLIVVDQDAVNAPALKALGARGIVKPSANALQVVLGPIADGVAGEIRAALNQGIGGAPAQAKPTVTAKPAPSALPTIDDDRKAKALLVALGGAANLKSVGTCSSRLRLVVADQAALDEPALKTLGARGLVRIGDHIVHLVLGPDAERVGEAVKCLT; this is encoded by the coding sequence ATGAAGTCTCCGCTCGAGATCCTCCAGCCCCTGGGCCGGGCCCTGATGCTGCCGATCGCGGTGCTGCCGGTGGCGGGCCTGTTGCTGCGCCTGGGCCAGCCCGACCTGCTGAACATCGGCTTCATGGCCGCCGCCGGCGACGCGATCTTCTCCAACCTCGGCCTGCTGTTCGCCATCGGCGTCGCCGTGGGTCTGGCGCGCGAGAACAACGGCGCGGCCGGCCTGGCCGGTGTCGTCTGCTTCCTGATCGCCACCGAGGGCGCCAAGACCCTGCTGCACGTCCCGGCCGAGGTCACGGCCAACCTCGTCAAGGCCCATGCCGACCTGGCGGGCGCGGCCTACAAGGCCAAGGCCCTGGCCAAGCTGAGCGCCCCGATCGGCATCCTCTCGGGCGTGATCGGCGGGCTGTTCTACAACCGCTTCTCGACCTTCAAGCTGCCGGAATATCTGGCCTTCTTCAGCGGCCGGCGGTTCGTGCCGATGATCGCGGGCCTGGCCGGCCTGGTCATGGCCGTACTGATTGGCCTGGGCTATGACGGCATCAACGGCGCGGTCGACGCCGCCAGCCGCGCCGTGGTCGGCTCGGGCGAGATCGGCCTGCTGGTGTTCGGGTTCCTCAACCGGATCCTGATCGTCACCGGCCTGCACCATGTGCTCAACAATATCGCCTGGTTCGTGGTCGGCGACTATCACGGCGCGACCGGGGATCTGCGCCGCTTCTTCGCCGACGACCCCAGCGCCGGGGCGTTCATGAGCGGCTTCTTCCCGGTGATGATGTTCGGCCTGCCGGCCGCCTGCCTGGCCATGTACCACACCGCCCGGCCCGAGAAGAAAAAGGCCGTCGGCGGCATGCTGTTCTCGCTGGCCCTGACCTCGTTCCTGACGGGCGTGACCGAGCCGATCGAGTTCAGCTTCATGTTCCTGGCCCCCGTGCTCTTTGCCGTGCACGCGGTGCTGACGGGCGTGGCCATGGCGCTGATGAACCTCTTGAACGTGAAGCTGGGCTTCACCTTCTCGGCCGGCCTGTTCGACTACGTCCTGAACTTCGGCAAGGCCACGAACCCGTGGCTGCTGATCCCGGTCGGCCTTGTCTATGGCGCGGTCTATTACGGCCTGTTCCGGTTCTTCATCCAGAAGTTCGACCTCAAGACCCCGGGCCGCGAGGACGAGGACACTGTCGCCGTCGAGACCGTCACCACCGGCGGCGGACGCGGCGCGGACTTCGTGGCGGCCCTGGGCGGCGCGGGCAATCTCACCACCGTCGACGCCTGCACCACCCGTCTGCGCCTGATCGTCGTCGACCAGGACGCGGTCAACGCGCCGGCCCTGAAGGCCCTGGGCGCGCGCGGGATCGTCAAGCCCTCCGCCAACGCGCTGCAGGTCGTGCTCGGCCCCATCGCCGACGGCGTGGCCGGCGAGATCCGCGCGGCCCTGAACCAGGGTATCGGGGGAGCGCCGGCGCAAGCCAAGCCGACGGTCACCGCCAAGCCCGCGCCCTCCGCGCTGCCGACCATCGACGACGACCGCAAGGCCAAGGCGCTGCTGGTCGCCCTCGGCGGCGCGGCCAACCTGAAGTCCGTCGGAACCTGCTCCAGCCGCCTGCGCCTGGTCGTCGCCGACCAGGCCGCCTTGGACGAGCCGGCCCTGAAGACCCTCGGCGCCCGCGGCCTCGTCCGCATCGGCGACCACATCGTCCACCTCGTCCTCGGCCCCGACGCCGAGCGGGTCGGAGAGGCTGTCAAATGTCTGACCTAG
- a CDS encoding TonB-dependent receptor, with protein MINRQFNVSHARRKAFVLALLAGACFADAALAQSAPAPAAESVDEVIVTAFRKSLATALEVKRKDVRVSDGISSEDIGKFPSENIAEAIQRIPGVQISNINGRGSTLSIRGLGPQYALTTVNGQAFKSSNFTDGFRYDVIQTELASGIQVYKSPTAEMDAGGLAGTVNIDTVHPFDVKGRQIIIAGKAQKQDLIGGNPTGKFGLTYVDHFFDGKLGFFLGGGYQELKDRGDYLWMDRWTVANNVYTPARPRYRRIDRETKRSMVNTAIQFKPTSDLQMDLIATYAKDKTTQDLHQQVFLFTTPSASNVVPVTVANGTSTKVQVNNFRLENNHQFENRPQSTGALTANVHYTGIENWDFKATGHYSRGSAKHNEEAAILGINIPSATLDISNPSNIVFTTSSPLTDTAQYNTATLIRNTYPNGAYRSIDSYEDAGQFDAKRFLDWGVLESIQAGAKIRHEVLKRNVIRRDGQNSIPASYSPTMAATGISITNFLDGDNTLPAAWVSPNLQAYRDALKAQGVSVYSAFDPSGSFRVERDLTSFYAMANLKGEVLSKTFRGNVGVRSESTDQTVKGYVGGAANPLNTEVKLIAGTYTTKKSYDNILPSANFSLDLTDNLLLRFAAAKVLVRPIIDSNNQLATTKTTTTDTTGKKVNTISIGQGDLDPMTANQIDLTLEWYYGQGNGLSAGYFSKKVKNGVFTSVICPASYEGVSLSKDATGVCVSGAGDTYSITQSFNDDKTVDIHGYELNWQQSFDAWLPIKGFGLITNYTHVNPATSTTGFRLANLSEHTANGTVYWENQTFSARLSANYRSAYDQTSVESFFAGPLGHTVKARTQLDLNLGYNFNEHLSFAFAAMNINNAQEKAYLGDSSRWQMSSATGPSYYLSFQYKM; from the coding sequence ATGATCAATCGTCAGTTCAACGTTTCACATGCCCGCCGCAAGGCCTTCGTGCTCGCCCTGCTGGCCGGCGCCTGTTTCGCCGACGCCGCCCTGGCTCAGAGCGCACCGGCCCCGGCGGCCGAGTCCGTCGATGAAGTGATCGTCACCGCTTTCCGCAAGAGCCTGGCCACCGCCCTGGAGGTCAAGCGCAAGGACGTGCGCGTCTCGGACGGCATCTCGTCCGAGGACATCGGCAAGTTCCCGTCGGAAAACATCGCCGAAGCCATCCAGCGCATTCCCGGCGTGCAGATCTCCAACATCAACGGCCGTGGCTCGACCCTCAGCATCCGCGGCCTGGGTCCGCAGTACGCCCTGACCACCGTCAACGGTCAGGCTTTCAAGAGCTCGAACTTCACCGACGGCTTCCGCTACGACGTCATCCAGACCGAGCTGGCCTCGGGTATCCAGGTCTATAAGTCGCCGACGGCCGAGATGGACGCGGGCGGCCTGGCCGGCACCGTCAATATCGACACCGTGCACCCCTTCGACGTGAAGGGCCGCCAGATCATCATCGCCGGCAAGGCCCAGAAGCAGGACCTGATCGGCGGCAATCCCACCGGCAAGTTCGGCCTGACCTATGTCGATCACTTCTTCGACGGCAAGCTGGGCTTCTTCCTGGGCGGCGGCTACCAAGAGCTGAAGGACCGCGGCGACTATCTGTGGATGGACCGCTGGACCGTCGCCAACAACGTCTACACCCCGGCGCGCCCGCGCTATCGCCGCATCGACCGCGAGACCAAGCGCTCGATGGTAAATACCGCGATCCAGTTCAAGCCGACCAGCGATCTGCAGATGGACCTGATCGCCACCTACGCCAAGGACAAGACGACCCAGGACCTTCACCAGCAGGTCTTCCTGTTCACGACGCCTTCGGCCTCGAACGTCGTGCCGGTCACGGTGGCCAACGGCACGTCGACCAAGGTGCAGGTGAACAACTTCCGCCTGGAGAACAACCACCAGTTCGAAAACCGCCCGCAGTCGACCGGCGCCCTGACGGCCAACGTCCACTACACGGGCATCGAGAACTGGGATTTCAAGGCCACAGGTCACTATTCGCGCGGTAGCGCCAAGCATAACGAAGAGGCGGCGATCCTCGGGATCAACATCCCGAGCGCCACGCTCGACATCAGCAACCCGAGCAACATCGTCTTCACGACGTCGTCGCCGCTGACCGACACGGCTCAGTACAATACCGCCACCCTGATCCGGAACACCTACCCGAACGGCGCCTATCGCTCGATCGACTCGTATGAGGACGCCGGCCAATTCGACGCCAAGCGCTTCCTCGACTGGGGCGTGCTGGAGTCCATCCAGGCTGGCGCCAAGATCCGCCACGAAGTGCTCAAGCGGAACGTGATCCGTCGGGACGGCCAGAACAGCATCCCGGCGTCCTACTCGCCGACGATGGCCGCGACCGGCATTTCGATCACGAATTTCCTGGACGGCGACAACACCCTGCCAGCCGCCTGGGTGTCGCCTAACCTGCAAGCCTATCGCGACGCGCTCAAGGCCCAAGGCGTCTCGGTGTACAGCGCGTTCGACCCGTCGGGCAGCTTCCGCGTCGAGCGTGACCTGACCTCGTTCTACGCCATGGCCAACCTGAAGGGCGAAGTGCTGTCGAAGACGTTCCGCGGCAATGTGGGCGTCCGCAGCGAAAGCACTGACCAGACGGTGAAGGGCTATGTCGGCGGGGCGGCCAACCCGCTGAACACCGAGGTCAAGCTGATCGCGGGCACCTACACGACCAAGAAGTCGTACGACAACATCCTGCCGTCGGCCAACTTCAGCCTGGACCTCACCGACAACCTGCTGCTGCGCTTCGCCGCCGCCAAGGTGCTGGTGCGTCCGATCATCGACTCCAACAACCAGCTGGCCACCACCAAGACCACCACGACCGACACCACGGGCAAGAAGGTCAACACGATCTCGATCGGCCAAGGCGATCTGGATCCGATGACGGCCAACCAGATCGACCTGACCCTCGAGTGGTACTACGGCCAAGGCAATGGCCTGTCCGCTGGCTACTTCTCGAAGAAGGTCAAGAACGGCGTCTTCACGTCGGTCATCTGCCCGGCTTCGTATGAAGGCGTCTCGCTGTCCAAGGACGCCACTGGCGTCTGCGTCTCTGGCGCGGGCGACACCTATTCGATCACCCAGAGCTTCAATGACGACAAGACGGTCGACATCCACGGCTACGAACTGAACTGGCAACAGTCGTTCGACGCCTGGTTGCCGATCAAGGGCTTCGGTCTGATCACGAACTACACCCACGTGAATCCGGCGACCTCGACGACGGGCTTCCGTCTGGCCAACCTCTCGGAGCACACCGCCAACGGCACGGTCTATTGGGAAAACCAGACCTTCAGCGCCCGTCTGTCGGCCAACTACCGCAGCGCCTATGACCAGACCTCGGTGGAGAGCTTCTTCGCTGGTCCGCTGGGTCACACGGTCAAGGCGCGCACCCAGCTCGACCTGAACCTGGGCTACAACTTCAACGAACACCTGAGCTTCGCCTTCGCGGCGATGAACATCAACAACGCGCAGGAGAAGGCCTATCTGGGCGACTCCAGCCGCTGGCAGATGTCGTCGGCGACGGGGCCGAGCTACTACCTGTCGTTCCAATACAAGATGTAA